A window from Deltaproteobacteria bacterium encodes these proteins:
- a CDS encoding thiolase domain-containing protein: MKRPVAVVGVGQTHHASRRSDLSIPGLVREAVDRALADAGLDYGDIDAVVMGKAPDQLEGVMQPEQFLAGALGAHLKPLIRVHTAGSVGASTALAAVTHVASGLFERVLTVAWEKQSEGNAMWALSPNLPFTPPLVAGAGGFFAPYCRAYMTRTGCPPHIGPLVAANARANAARNEYAHLREPMTVEDVLQSPVLWDPIRYLETCPSSDGACALVVASEEQAKKGPRKPAWVKAGYSYAEAMWVPGRDQVSPQAGRLCARKVYEKAGIRNPWKEIQTVEMYVPFAWFEPMWLENLDFCDTGEGWKIVERGEQKMGAHLPVNPSGGVLCTNPIGASGMLRLGEAALQVMERAGEHQVEGVKNALGHAYGGGAQYFAMWLVSDAL; this comes from the coding sequence GTGAAACGCCCGGTCGCGGTGGTCGGCGTCGGGCAGACGCATCACGCCTCGCGCCGGAGCGACCTCAGCATCCCGGGCCTGGTGCGCGAGGCGGTGGACCGCGCGCTGGCCGACGCGGGCCTCGACTACGGCGACATCGACGCCGTCGTCATGGGCAAGGCGCCGGACCAGCTGGAAGGCGTCATGCAGCCCGAGCAGTTCCTGGCCGGCGCGCTCGGCGCGCACTTGAAGCCGCTCATCCGCGTGCACACCGCGGGCTCGGTCGGCGCCTCGACCGCGCTCGCCGCGGTGACCCACGTCGCCTCGGGCCTCTTCGAGCGCGTGCTGACCGTCGCCTGGGAGAAGCAGTCCGAGGGCAACGCCATGTGGGCGCTCTCGCCGAACCTGCCCTTCACCCCGCCGCTGGTCGCGGGCGCGGGCGGCTTCTTCGCGCCCTACTGCCGCGCCTACATGACGCGCACGGGCTGCCCGCCCCACATCGGCCCGCTGGTCGCCGCCAACGCGCGCGCCAACGCGGCGCGGAACGAGTACGCGCACCTCCGCGAGCCGATGACGGTCGAGGACGTGCTCCAGTCGCCCGTGCTGTGGGACCCGATCCGCTACCTCGAGACGTGCCCGTCCTCCGACGGCGCCTGCGCGCTCGTCGTCGCCTCCGAGGAGCAGGCGAAGAAGGGGCCGCGGAAGCCGGCCTGGGTGAAGGCCGGCTACTCCTACGCCGAGGCGATGTGGGTGCCGGGACGCGACCAGGTGAGCCCGCAGGCGGGACGCCTCTGCGCCCGGAAGGTGTACGAGAAAGCCGGGATCAGGAATCCGTGGAAGGAGATCCAGACGGTCGAGATGTACGTCCCCTTCGCCTGGTTCGAGCCCATGTGGCTCGAGAACCTGGACTTCTGCGACACGGGCGAGGGCTGGAAGATCGTCGAGCGCGGCGAGCAGAAGATGGGCGCGCATCTCCCGGTGAACCCCTCGGGCGGCGTGCTGTGCACGAACCCGATCGGCGCCTCGGGGATGCTGCGGCTGGGCGAGGCCGCCCTCCAGGTGATGGAGCGCGCCGGCGAGCACCAGGTGGAGGGTGTCAAGAACGCGCTCGGCCACGCCTACGGCGGCGGCGCGCAGTACTTCGCGATGTGGCTGGTGAGCGATGCCCTCTGA